One Vicugna pacos unplaced genomic scaffold, VicPac4 scaffold_21, whole genome shotgun sequence DNA window includes the following coding sequences:
- the LOC102535637 gene encoding olfactory receptor 5AL1-like has protein sequence MAMYKVWVLTRETGINRICTLGGFIVKIFKNLYHAKSNYSTVSDFIPLGLTDNPELQAIFFGVFLVIYLASVVGNLGLIVLIQVSPQLHIPMYFFLSHLDFVDFSFTSSVNPNTLVNFLCDFKSITFYSCTLQVCCFITFVVCEQYLLSIVAYDRYVAICSPLLYVILMPKKLCNGIITSTYVYGFSVGLVQTVATFQLSFCGSNMVNHFYCDDVLLVALACSDTQVKELMLLVIAGFNTLCSLLVMIISYVFILLAILRIHSAEGRQKAFSTCASHLTSITIFYGTIILMYLLPKSSHSLNTDKFASVFYVVVVPTLNPLIYSLRNQEVKSAPKRITEKLFGCQVTEKSLDREASEDKELWLI, from the exons ATGGCGATGTACAAGGTGTGGGTTCTCACGAG GGAGACAGGAATAAACAGAATATGTACTCTGGGGGGttttattgtaaaaatatttaaaaatctgtaccATGCCAAAAGCAATTATTCAACAGTGTCTGACTTTATCCCCTTGGGACTTACAGATAATCCAGAGCTTCAAGCCATTTTCTTTGGTGTATTCCTAGTAATCTATTTAGCTAGTGTTGTGGGTAATCTTGGTTTGATTGTGCTAATACAAGTCAGTCCTCAGCTTCACAtacccatgtatttttttctcagccatctggattttgttgatttttcttttacatcCTCTGTCAACCCCAACACCTTGGTGAATTTcctatgtgattttaaaagcatAACATTTTATTCATGCACCCTTCAGGTGTGCTGTTTCATCACATTTGTAGTTTGTGAGCAGTATTTGCTCTCAATCGTGGCATATGATAGGTATGtggccatttgcagccctttacTCTATGTCATTCTCATGCCTAAAAAACTCTGTAACGGAATCATCACTAGCACGTATGTTTATGGGTTCAGTGTGGGTCTTGTACAGACAGTGGCAACATTCCAGTTGTCTTTTTGTGGCTCCAATATGGTCAATCACTTCTACTGTGATGATGTGCTCCTGGTTGCTCTGGCCTGTTCTGACACTCAGGTCAAAGAGCTGATGTTGTTAGTCATCGCTGGGTTCAATACGCTCTGCTCTCTACTGGTCATGATCATTTCCTATGTCTTCATCCTCCTTGCCATCCTGAGGATCCATTCTGCTGAAGGAAGACAGAAAGCCTTTTCCACCTGTGCTTCCCACCTGACCTCCATCACCATATTTTATGGGACAATCATTTTAATGTACCTACTGCCCAAGTCAAGCCATTCTCTGAACACAGATAAGTTTGCTTCGGTGTTTTATGTGGTGGTGGTTCCCACGTTGAACCCATTGATCTATAGCTTGAGGAATCAGGAAGTAAAAAGTGCACCGAAAAGAATTACAGAGAAGTTGTTTGGCTGTCAAGTAACAGAAAAATCACTGGACAGGGAGGCATCAGAAGACAAGGAATTGTGGCTTATTTAG